The sequence below is a genomic window from Desulfatiglans anilini DSM 4660.
GGCACCGGCGGCCGGGAAACGGAGACGTTCCTGAGGGACCTGAAACTGCCCGCCTCGGTCCAGGTCGTGATGGTGAACGAGAGCGGCGCTTCGGTTTATTCCGCTTCGGAGGTCGCCCGGGAGGAGTTCTCCGACTACGACCTGACGGTCCGCGGGGCCGTCTCGATCGGCAGGCGGCTGATGGACCCGCTGGCGGAACTCGTGAAGATCGATCCGAAATCGATCGGCGTCGGACAGTACCAGCACGATGTGGATCAGCGCGGCCTCAAGGCCGGGTTGGACGATGTCGTCATGAGCTGCGTCAATGCGGTGGGGGTGGATGTGAACACGGCCAGCCGGCAGCTGCTGATGTATGTTTCCGGGCTGGGCCCGCAGCTGGCGGGAAATGTCGTGGCCTTCCGGGACCGTAACGGCCCTTTTCGATCGCGGGGGGAGCTGATGGATGTCCCGCGTTTGGGCAGCAAGGCGTTCGAACAGTCGGCCGGGTTTCTGCGCATCCGGGATGGTTTGAATCCTCTGGACGCCAGCGCGGTGCACCCGGAGAGCTACCCGATCGTGGAGACTATGGCAACGGATCTCGGCTGTGAGGTGGTCGACCTGATCCAGAAGGAGGCCGTCCGGCAGCGGATCCGGCCTGAGCGGTATGTGAACGAAAAGGTGGGTTTGCCGACCCTCCGGGACATCCTCGATGAGTTGGCGAAGCCCGGTCGTGATCCGAGAGAGCGTTTCGAGGCGGTCCAGTTCGATGAGGGCATCCAGACGATCGGCGATCTTCGTCCCGGGATGCATCTTCCCGGGATCGTGACGAACATCACCGCGTTCGGCGCTTTTGTCGACATAGGGGTTCATCAGGACGGGCTGGTGCACATCAGCGAGATGGCCGACCGCTTCGTGAAGGATCCGGGGGAGGTTGTCAAGGTGCAGCAAAAGGTTCTGGTGAGGGTGCTCGATATCGACACGGCCCGTCAGCGCATCGCCCTCAGCATGCGCACGGGTGGTGGCGCCGATGCAGGCCGTGAGGAGCGTCCCGGACCCGGCGGCCGCGGCGGCCATTCCGCCAAGAGGTCCAATCCTCCTCGCGAATCCGCTCAGAGCAGGCAATTCAACAACCCTTTCGCCAAGGTCTTCTCCAAATAGGTAAACGGGGGCGAATTCGAAGGCGGCGACAGGCTTCTTGGTTTCAAGCGCTTGCGCAAAGGCATCTATCCTGTCGCTGCCGGGGCAAACGTTACGAATGACGGCGACACGGGCCGACAAGGCCGTCAGTGGACGGGAGCCGCTGGTCGGGAGGTGGATGGATCGACGGCTGCGCGCCATGCGGATCGATCTTCGCTTGACTTCTGATCGATCCGGGCCGATCTTTGGCGGACTCCTGGTTGATTGGGGAAACGGCAGCCGAAATGCCGATTTTTTCTTCGGACACGCATGCTGAAGACAGACACGGAATCCGGACGGATCCAGGCTGTTCAGATGCGGGAAAGGGATCGAGATGTTCAAGGATAAACAGGAGCAGGAGGCCTTTCAGGCATGGGTGGATGACTGGGCGGAGGATCCAATGAAGGCGGCTTTTTTGAAGCTCAAGCAGCACCTTGATGCCAAGGAGTCGACCGAACTGGTCTTCAAGGCGAGACCGGGCGTCAGCTATTCGCTCAGGGCCGTGCCGGTCGCTGAAACGGGCTACGACAAGCCGCTCTTCGCCATGGTGGATGTGGTGGACGATGACCCCGCCAACCGGTGGCTGTCGGTTTGTTTCTACGGCGACATGATCACGGATCCCGATGAGCAGGGCGACCTGATCCCCGGTGGTCTTCTGGGCGAGGACGGATACTGCTTCGATATGACCGAGGCCGATGACGGCCTGCTGGATTATCTGCGGGAGCGGTTGAACGAGGCGCACCGGAGCGCTCTGAACGGATAGGGCCGCTCCCGTCCTGTTCGCGGCTCGACCTGTTGCGGATCCTTCCTTTCTGTGGGGGGTCAGTCAGGCCGCCATCGAGGGCGTCTCTTGTTCGCGACGGCAGGGGCTGGAAGCGGTCTTGAAAGCAAACGCCCCGATCGATGCCGTTATCGGTCGAAGCGGTCTTTCTTTGATGACCAGCCGATGGCGGCCCGGGTTTTTGAAGGGTTTACGACGAGGTGAGCATGAAACGCCGTTCATTGATGGCCACGGGTGTTTGCCTCGGGCTCGCCTTGTGGCTTGCCTGTTCACCCGATGCCGCTTCCCTGGCGGCGCATCCCGCCGAAAACCCTGCGGCATCGACAAACGCTGCGGATGAGCGGGCTGGTGGTGTGAATGCGGGCGCGTGGCTGGTCCGGCTCTTTCGCGACCACATCTCGGCGGTGGATAGCAACCGGTGTCCGAGCTACCCGTCTTGTTCGGAATACAGCGTGCGTGCCTTCGAGAAGCACGGATTCGTGATGGGTTGGCTGATGACGGTCGACCGCTTGATCCACGAAGGCTCCGAGGAAGAGGCCGTCTCAGGTACGGTGAGAGTAGGAGACCGTCTGTTGATCAACGATCCGGTTCACAACAACGATTTCTGGTGGTACCGACCGAAATGATGCCGCGCTGGATCAGCCGGGTTCTGTTGGGCCTCATCCTTCTTTTGATGTGCGGCGGCGCTCCGGGAGACGTCTTTTCATCGGAGGTGGTGATCCGAAGCGACCACCAGTTCGCGTTCGCCAGGCAGTTTCTCGACCGTGGAGATTACCCGGCTGCAGCTGCGGAGTTCGAGCGCTTCCGCTATTTTTTCCCCGATGACCCGCGCGGGGACGAGGCGCTGTACCTGATAGGCTTCTGCCGGCTGCGCGAAGGCCGGCATGATGAGGCGCGGACCCTGTTCGGGCGCCTGGTGAACGAAGGCGCGGATCCATCCCTTGCCGCCAGGGCCATGTTCATGGCGGGCGAGTCCTACTATGAAGAGGGACGGATGGAAGAGGCCTCGGCCGTTTTCGAAGAGGTCGTCCGGCGCTATCCGGGGCTCGAGATCAAGAACGCCGCCCTGTATCGGCTGGGCTGGGTCGATCTGCGCCGGGACCAGTGGGAAGAGGCCTCGGCCTCGTTCGAAGGCGTGAGCCCGGAGAGCCCTCTTTACGGAAGGGCCGGGCTGCTCGCCGGGGAGAGCCTCAAAGGGCCGGAGCTCCCCTGGAAGGAGCCCTCCACGGCCGGTGTGCTCGCGGCGGTCCTGCCGGGGGCGGGGCACGCCTATGTCGGCCGCTGGAAAGACGGTCTCGTGGCGCTGCTCCTGAACGGGGTCTTCATCTGGGCGGCCGTGGAGGCCTTCGACAGCGACCAGGATGTCCTGGGCGGGATCCTGGCCTTTTTGGAGGTCGGGTGGTACTCCGGCAATATTTACAGCGCCGTCAATGCGGCGCACAAATACAACCGGAAGGTGAGGGATGATTTCCGCAAAGGGCTCGATGAACGCCTCGACCTGAGGCTCTTTACGGGGGGCGGCGGTGCCGTGGGGCTAGGCGTCAGCTGGCGGTTCTAGGCTCCGGCCCGTCAAACGGGAGTAGTCCTCGGGCGTGTCAAGGTCACGGTCATCGTAGGGCCCTTCGACCTCCACCAGGTGGGTTTCTTCCGGGTGTTTCACAAAGAGCGCCTTGGCGCCTCTGTCCCCGCTCACTGCATGGAGTTCGCCGAACAACGGGCGGCTGACCATGACCGGGTGGGTTCTTTTGCCGCCTATAGCGGCTGCGCCCAAAGGACATCCCGACGCCGGGACCGCCCGGATCAGCCGGTTGATGACAGCGCGGTCCGTGTGGGGCATGTCGCCAAGGAGGATCATGATGTGGTCGAAGCGCCTTTCGACCGCCTCGAGCCCCAGAATGAGCGACGTGCTCATCCCTTCCTGAAACCTCGGATTCTCCACCACGTCGAGCTTCGGGTGCGCCAGAAGGGCGCCGAGGCTCCTTCGCACACGCCCGGCCTCAAAGCCCAGAACAAGGACGACCGTTTCGAGGTCCGAAGCGAGCACCTCGGTCAGAACCCTGAAGAGGAGGGGCCTTCCTTCGATGTCCAACAGCTGCTTGGGCGTTCCCATGCGCCTGGAGGCCCCGGCGGCGAGGACGATTCCGGCCACGGCCTGGCATGTGCATGGCCTGACCGCCTCATGCATAAGATTCGAGCCCTTTCAGATACCCGGCATCGAAGACGCTGAGATTGGCGTCTTTCAACCGCTCCGGACTGGCGGCCTCGACGGTGGCACGCAGCTCGGCATGGCCGATGGGCGCGCTCTCGAAGGCGGAGAAGAAGCCGAGAAGCGCCAGGTTGGTGGACAGGGGGGCGCCGAGGTCCATGGCGGTCTTCTGGGCGGGGAATGCCCTGCAGACGGCCCCGAGACGGTCGAGATAGGCCTGGACCTCGGGGCGTATGCTGCTGCTGGGGGCATCGAGATAAAGACGGCCCGCGGGCCGCAGGAAGGGCAGGGTGCGATACCCTTCGCTCTCGTCCAGGGCCAGCAGAAAATGGGCCTTCCCTTCGGGCACCAGGCTGCTATGGACCGGACCGAGCCTCAGGTGCGAGACGACCGAGCCACCCCGCTGGGCCATGCCGTGGGTCTCCGCGCCCATCACCTCGAAGCCCTTCGCGAGAGACGCCTGCGCGAGCAGTTTGGTCATGAAGAGGATGCCCTGTCCGCCGAGGCCGCTCAGAACGATGTTGACCGGATTTGCTGCTGTTTCCACCACGCTATACCTCCTTTATGGCGCCCTTGGGACAGACCTGGATGCACACCCCGCAGCCCGTGCAGAGGGCCTGGTTGACGGCCGTTTTCCCCAAGGCCCCGTCATGGTAGAGAGCGGGGCACTCGAAGCGCTCGAGGCACAGGCGGCACTCCACACAGTCATCCGTAACGGTCACCGTCCTGCGCACGGGAATGGCCTCCTTCCGGTAGGCGATGACGCAGGGGTGGCGCGCGATGATCACGGCGATCCCGCCGTCGGGTTCGAGGGTGTAGCGGGCCGCCTCCTTGACGGCGCGGGTCATCTCGGCCAAGTCATAGGGGTCCACCACCCGCAGGAACTCGATCCCGCAGCCTTCCACCACTCTTTCGATCGAGACGGCCTTACCCCGGCTTCCATCGGCCCGCAGGCCGATACCCGGGGTGGGCTGCATTCCGGTCATGGCGGTGATTTCGTTGTCGAGGATCACCAGGACAAAGCGTGCGTCGTTGTAGACGGCGTTGATCAACCCGGCGGTCCCGGAATGGAAGAAGGTCGAATCGCCGATGGTGGCGACGACGGGCTGGGCCTCGCTGTCGGCTGCGAAGGCGTGGTAGAAGCCTGCGGCCATGGTGATGCCGGCGCCCATGTCGAGGCACGTGTCGACGGCCCCGAGGTTGAGCCCGAGGGTGTAGCAGCCGATGTCCGAGGTGAAGATGGCCTTGGGCTGGGCCTTGCGTATGGCGAAGAAAGAGGCCCGGTGAGGGCACCCGGGGCACAGGGTGGGCCGGCGCATCGGCAGGCCGAGGCCTTCCACCAGCGCCCGCACCCCGAGGTCGGGGCCGGAGGAAAGCGGCTGCAGGCCGGCGTCGTTCAGGGTCCTGTCCAGGATCGCGGCGATCCGCTCGGGAACGAGTTCGCCTTCGGCCGGGACATGTCCGGACAGGCGGCCCAGGACCTTTTTCCGGTCGCCCAGGAGGTATTCGATGAAGGTGTCGGTTTCCTCCAGGACCAGGACCCGGTCGCACCGGTCCATGAAGGCATCGGCCGATTTGTAGGGAAAAGGAAAAGGAGCCCCGAGTTTGAGGATCGGGATATCGGAGCGGCCCTCCTCTGCCAGCAGGTCGGCCACGGCGGCGCTCGGCACCCCCCCGGCCACGATGCCCAGGGGGACCCGGGCGGGCGGGGCGGCGCCCGTATTGAACGGCGCGAAGGCCTCGAAGCGCCCCTGGATGGCTTCGAGCTTCTGGTTCAGTTCGCCGTGGAGCTTCAACCTGAATTTTGGTGTGGCGGCCCAGCGCAGGGGGTTCCTCTCGAAGACGGCCTTCCCGGTAGCGGATGCGACAGGCCTCCAGGTCATGTTCTGCCTGGCGTGGCAGACCCGGATCGCAGGCCGAAGGATGACCGGAAGGCGGAATTCCGCCGAAAGGTCCATCGCGGCCTTCACCATTTGCCGGGCTTCCTCGGGCGAGGAGGGATCGAAGACCGGCACCTTGGCAAGGCGCGCCATGAAGCGCGTGTCCTGTTCGGTCTGGGAGGAGTGCGGCCCCGGATCGTCGCATGAGATGATGACCAGGGCGCCCGTGACGCCGAGGTAGGCTGAACTCATCAGGGAATCCGCGGCGACGTTGAGCCCGACCTGCTTCATGCAGCAGGCCGCCCGTTTCCCGGCCACGGCGGCGGCGTAGGCCGTGTCGAGCGCGACCTTTTCGTTCGTGGACCACTCGGTGTAGGCATGGATGCCCTCGGACTGCATCAGCCGCACCGTTTCGGGCAGGATCTCGGAGCTCGGGGTCCCGGGATAGGAGGTCAGGACCTGGCAGCCTGCCTCCAGCAGGCCCAGCGCAATGGCCCCGTTTCCCAAAAGAAATTCAGAGCGCGTCGTCACTTTTTCACGTTCCTTTCTTTGGCCTTTTCGATCATTTCGACCAGGGAAAGCAGTTTCGGCCTGGGAGGCGCCTCGAACGCTACATCCCACTCTTCCTGCGTCAATTCCGCGCGCAGGAAGGCCTCTACAGGGAAGTAGGTATGCCAGCAGATCAGGGTTCTCGAGCAGGGCAGGCCGTGGTTTTCGCGCCGGCAATAGGCGAAGCCGATCTGGTGCCCCAGCCGGGGGCATCGGATCTCGAAGTCATCGCCGGGGGGGACGATCGGATTTTCCATGATTTACCGGATAGCCCGAGGCCCCGCGCGGGGCCTCGGGCGGGGATGAAGTGGGTTAACCGCGATACTGCTTCGGCTTGGGAAGGGAGGCGATGTCTCTGAGCGCGCGCTGGATCTCCTCCTCGGCCAGGGCGTGATCCTCGAGTTTTCCAGACAGAAAGGCCTCGTACGCCGCCATGTCCACCAGCCCGTGGCCGCTCCAGTTGAAGAGGATGACTTTTTCCTTGCCTTCCTCCTTGGCCTTGAGGGCCTCGCGGATGACCATCGCTATGGCGTGATCGGTCTCGGGCGCGCTGATGAAGCCTTCCGTACGGGCGAAGGTGATCCCGGCCTTGAAGGTCTCGAGCTGTGGCACGGCCTCCGCCCGGATCAGGTTGCTCATGGCGAGCTGGCTGATGATGGGAGCCATCCCGTGGTAGCGGAGGCCGCCGGCGTGGATGCCTTCCGGGACGAAGTTGTGCCCGAGGGTGTGCATCGGAAGGAGCGGGGTCATTTGGACCGTGTCACCGAAATCATAGGCGAAGGGGCCGCGGGTCATGGTCGGGCAGGAGGTCGGCTCGACGCCGATGATGTCGATATCCTTGCCGTTGATCTTGTCACGCACGAAAGGGAGGCAGATCCCGGCGAAATTGCTTCCGCCCCCGGCGCAGCCGATGATGACGTCCGGATAATCACCGGCCATGGCCATCTGCTTTTGGCACTCCAGGCCGTTGATCGTCTGGTGCATCATCACGTGGTTCAGGACGCTGCCGAGGGAGTATTTCGTGTCTTCATCCATGACGGCGGCTTCCACCGCCTCGCTGATGGCGATCCCCAGACTGCCGGGCGATTCGGGGTTCTGCGCGAGGATGCTGCGCCCGGCCTGTGTTTCCGTGCTCGGGCTGGCGACGCACTGGCCCCCCCAGGTTTCCATCATGATCCGCCGATACGGCTTCTGGTGAAAGCTCACCTTGACCATGTACACCTTGGCTTCGATGCCGAAAAGTGAGCAGCAGAAGCACAGGGCGCTGCCCCACTGTCCGGCCCCCGTCTCGGTCGTGATGCGCTTGGTCCCGGAGATCTTGTTGTAGTAGACCTGGGCGATGGCGGTGTTCGGTTTGTGGCTCCCGGCCGGGCTCACCCCCTCATTCTTGTAATAGATCCTTGCCGGCGTCTGGAGGAACTTTTCGAGGGCATAGGCGCGGTAAAGGGGGGTGGGACGCCAGATGAGGTATTTTTCCAGCACCTCGTCAGGGATGTCGATGTACGAATCCTGACTGACTTCCTGCTCGATCAGGGGCATGGGGAAGATCGGCAGAAGGTCCTCCGGCCCTACGGGCTGTCCGGTGCCCGGGTGCAGAGGGGGTTCCATGGGGGTGGGCATGTCGGGCATCACGTTGTACCACTGCCTTGGTATCTCCGATTCCGGCAACACGATTTTCCTGGTCTGCATAATGCCTCCTTTCCTGACTATGGGGGGGTGAATTGAGGTCCCGGATAAAACACTCATTGTCCGGTGCCCGAAAATCCTTTCTCCACCGTTTCCATCCGATCCACCGGTTTGAACCGCCTCAAGCTATAACAGGTTGGGTGCGGGGTTGGTGCCGTGAAAAACGATCGAGGCTCGATCCGTGTTACGACAACCTCGCGACGGGACCTTGTCCGTGAGCAGAAAAAATGGACATTGATGCTGGAATGAGCAACCCGGCAATCTGGCAGCGTACGTGGTTTGCAAACGAAAAATGAATCTGGAAAACCTTATTGCTTCCTTGCTCCGAAGTCAAACAGTATTTGTCCGGCCTTTATGCTCCCCATCCCGAGCGGCGATGAAACCGGTTTTTTTCTTTTGGGTTCTTGTCTTTCAGGAACAGTGGAGAGGAGTGAAAAAAGATTCGATCGAGGGCTCAAAAAACCGGAAGACGGGACGGGATGTCTGATCGGCCGACAGGGGCGGGTTTTTGGAATGGCGGCTGCGGCGGACTCCGGAAACAACGGGTGAGCAGGCCCATGAAAGGCGAAGGGGAGCCCATTTTGTGGGTGCTCCCCTTCGATGGAGTTTTGTTGCGGAGGCGGCCTACATCCGTTCGGTGATGTGCACGTTGACGGATTTGCCGCCGAAGAAGCGTTTAGAAAATTCGGTCACCTTATCGGGGTCATACAATTTGCAGCTGAAGATGTCCAGGTATACGGCATTGGTCAGATTCGCAAAGTGGCCCGAAATCAGCGACGTTTCGATGAGCTGCAGCATCGAGTATCCGGCGACGCGTTCATCCTCGCCGAAGTGCACGACCTGGCACTCTCCAAACCGGCGCATCTCGATCAGATCACACAGTTCCACTACGAAGCGTTTGATCGCTTCGGCGTCCCTAATGGTATCGGGGTTACAGTCATAGATGTCCAGGCTCGTCAATAGACCCCAGGGCTCCTTGGTTGCACGGGCAAGATTGTTCTGAATCATGTTTTAGTCCCTCCTTTCAGATATGACGATATCCGGCCTTGTTCTAGAACCTGGCGCTGTGCCTTGCGGCTGCGGGAGCGGAGGGTGAGGAAGGCAGAGTGTCTGCCCCCTCTACCGCTCAAGCGCCCCCTCGGTGGGAAGGGGCCTCTTGATGGTTCTCCCGAAGCCGTTGGACGGCAGGCCGGAAGCGCTGGTCATATCGATAAAAACAATAAAATATAGTTTATATAACCACCATTGTCAATATATTTCATTATGCTGTTGCCAAATCTAAGCAAAACGTACTGCTTGGTGCTCTAAAATTTCGGTGCGTAAGGCAGTTGCTAGAATTCTGTTCGGTTAGAGGTGATTTATTGCTTGACAAAGAAAATGCTAAAGGTAGAATACGAACATTCGTTCGCTCCTTCGCTTTTTCGTCTTTTGGTGCTTTAGGGGCAATCAGGTGGGAGCTATGCATTTTACTAGGAATTCGAACATGCTATCTTATGTCCATCCGGAAATGAAAATTTTTTGCCAGTATCAAGGAAATCAGGCCTTTGGGCGGAGGCGATCTGATGATTGCCGCATAAGCAGACGTGCGGATTGGCGCCGAGATTGGCAAAGAAATCATTTCGTGGTGGATCTATATTCTTAGACATTCCGAAGGAGAGAGTGGCAAGGCTGTAGCTTCCAACTGCGGAAAAGACATGAAAATTCTTATTTTCTGCCAGGGAAAATGGGGCGTTTAAAATTTATGCCTAGTATTGAGAACAGGCTAGCACGTAGAAGGAGCGAGCCGAGCAGGCGGAGCCTCTCAAGAAAAAAATAATGTATGAATGAGTTTGTGCGCATTTTTGGAGGTTTATAATATGAGTAATAACGATAAAACAGTGAGTAAAAACCAAAAGCGAATGGAAGATTGGTGGCAGAGACGGGAAAAGATCATGCAGATGGGGGGTCCTAAAGCCGTCGAACAACACCGAAAAAAAGGCCTTATGACAGCAAGAGAAAGAGTGGATTACTTTTTCGATGCAGGGACGTTTACCGAGATTGGGACCTTTGTGACACATAGGGCAACCGCTTTTGGGATGGACAACAAAGAGGTGCCAGCCGATGGTGTCGTGACGGGATTCGGAACGGTTAATGGCAGATATGTCGTTACGGCAAGTGAGGACTATACATGTATGGGAGGAAGTTTTGGGGAGGCTCATGGCCGGAAATTTGCTTATGCTATTGATTTCGCAAAAGATAAGGGTTGGCCTTTTGTAAGTATGAATGATTCAGGCGGCCTTAGAATGCAGGAGGGTATGGACGCGCTTGAAGCCTACGGCTGGCTATTTAGGGCTCAAGATCAGGCCTCCGGTATCATCCCGCAAATATCCTTGATTCTAGGTCCTTGCCTAGGGGGGCAGGCATATCACCCTGTGATGCAGGACTTCGTTATACAAGTAAGAGGCTCCGGGTTTTTAGGGATAGCTGGGCCAGCCTTTGTTAAAGCCCAGACAGCCGAAGAAATTAGCCTTGAAGATCTTTGTGGGGTAAAAGCGCATGCGGTGAAATCAGGTCAAACACATATTGTAGCTGAAAACGATAAAGATTGCCTTGACAAGTGTAAACAATTATTGTCCTTCTTCCCATCGAACAATAAAGAAGCGCCTCCCACGGTTGTTAGTAAAGACAATCCTGAAAGAGAAATAGAAGGTTTGCTTGATATAATACCAGATGAGCCTTTCCGTGTTTTTGATATGTATAAAATCATAAAAAAGGTAGTTGATGAAGATAGTTTT
It includes:
- a CDS encoding Tex family protein gives rise to the protein MHEKHLSILTEEMGLEPWQLEGTAELLAEGATIPFISRYRKERTGSLDEVAVARIRDRLEQLEELDKRRESILATIAEQGKLTPDLTLRIMRAESLAVLEDLYLPYRPKRRTRGTMAKEKGLEPLAARIFEQGAEGDPDAAAEAFVDPEKGVGSAAEALQGARDIIAEWVNEHQEARALLRSLFERKGTFQCKVVSGKEEEASKYRDYFDWEEPVSTAPSHRVLAMRRGEKEGLLTLRIAPPEESALEILEAVFVKGASPLSEQVWQAVQDGYRRLLSHGLETEIRLQTKKRADEEAIRIFAENLRQLLLAPPLGEKRVMGIDPGFRTGCKVVCLNAQGRLEHNETIYPLLSGKARAEAGERVRALCDRFAIQAIAVGNGTGGRETETFLRDLKLPASVQVVMVNESGASVYSASEVAREEFSDYDLTVRGAVSIGRRLMDPLAELVKIDPKSIGVGQYQHDVDQRGLKAGLDDVVMSCVNAVGVDVNTASRQLLMYVSGLGPQLAGNVVAFRDRNGPFRSRGELMDVPRLGSKAFEQSAGFLRIRDGLNPLDASAVHPESYPIVETMATDLGCEVVDLIQKEAVRQRIRPERYVNEKVGLPTLRDILDELAKPGRDPRERFEAVQFDEGIQTIGDLRPGMHLPGIVTNITAFGAFVDIGVHQDGLVHISEMADRFVKDPGEVVKVQQKVLVRVLDIDTARQRIALSMRTGGGADAGREERPGPGGRGGHSAKRSNPPRESAQSRQFNNPFAKVFSK
- the yidD gene encoding membrane protein insertion efficiency factor YidD, translated to MKRRSLMATGVCLGLALWLACSPDAASLAAHPAENPAASTNAADERAGGVNAGAWLVRLFRDHISAVDSNRCPSYPSCSEYSVRAFEKHGFVMGWLMTVDRLIHEGSEEEAVSGTVRVGDRLLINDPVHNNDFWWYRPK
- a CDS encoding tetratricopeptide repeat protein; its protein translation is MVPTEMMPRWISRVLLGLILLLMCGGAPGDVFSSEVVIRSDHQFAFARQFLDRGDYPAAAAEFERFRYFFPDDPRGDEALYLIGFCRLREGRHDEARTLFGRLVNEGADPSLAARAMFMAGESYYEEGRMEEASAVFEEVVRRYPGLEIKNAALYRLGWVDLRRDQWEEASASFEGVSPESPLYGRAGLLAGESLKGPELPWKEPSTAGVLAAVLPGAGHAYVGRWKDGLVALLLNGVFIWAAVEAFDSDQDVLGGILAFLEVGWYSGNIYSAVNAAHKYNRKVRDDFRKGLDERLDLRLFTGGGGAVGLGVSWRF
- a CDS encoding nucleotidyltransferase family protein → MHEAVRPCTCQAVAGIVLAAGASRRMGTPKQLLDIEGRPLLFRVLTEVLASDLETVVLVLGFEAGRVRRSLGALLAHPKLDVVENPRFQEGMSTSLILGLEAVERRFDHIMILLGDMPHTDRAVINRLIRAVPASGCPLGAAAIGGKRTHPVMVSRPLFGELHAVSGDRGAKALFVKHPEETHLVEVEGPYDDRDLDTPEDYSRLTGRSLEPPADA
- a CDS encoding indolepyruvate oxidoreductase subunit beta — encoded protein: METAANPVNIVLSGLGGQGILFMTKLLAQASLAKGFEVMGAETHGMAQRGGSVVSHLRLGPVHSSLVPEGKAHFLLALDESEGYRTLPFLRPAGRLYLDAPSSSIRPEVQAYLDRLGAVCRAFPAQKTAMDLGAPLSTNLALLGFFSAFESAPIGHAELRATVEAASPERLKDANLSVFDAGYLKGLESYA
- a CDS encoding thiamine pyrophosphate-dependent enzyme, which produces MTTRSEFLLGNGAIALGLLEAGCQVLTSYPGTPSSEILPETVRLMQSEGIHAYTEWSTNEKVALDTAYAAAVAGKRAACCMKQVGLNVAADSLMSSAYLGVTGALVIISCDDPGPHSSQTEQDTRFMARLAKVPVFDPSSPEEARQMVKAAMDLSAEFRLPVILRPAIRVCHARQNMTWRPVASATGKAVFERNPLRWAATPKFRLKLHGELNQKLEAIQGRFEAFAPFNTGAAPPARVPLGIVAGGVPSAAVADLLAEEGRSDIPILKLGAPFPFPYKSADAFMDRCDRVLVLEETDTFIEYLLGDRKKVLGRLSGHVPAEGELVPERIAAILDRTLNDAGLQPLSSGPDLGVRALVEGLGLPMRRPTLCPGCPHRASFFAIRKAQPKAIFTSDIGCYTLGLNLGAVDTCLDMGAGITMAAGFYHAFAADSEAQPVVATIGDSTFFHSGTAGLINAVYNDARFVLVILDNEITAMTGMQPTPGIGLRADGSRGKAVSIERVVEGCGIEFLRVVDPYDLAEMTRAVKEAARYTLEPDGGIAVIIARHPCVIAYRKEAIPVRRTVTVTDDCVECRLCLERFECPALYHDGALGKTAVNQALCTGCGVCIQVCPKGAIKEV
- a CDS encoding TrpB-like pyridoxal phosphate-dependent enzyme, with amino-acid sequence MQTRKIVLPESEIPRQWYNVMPDMPTPMEPPLHPGTGQPVGPEDLLPIFPMPLIEQEVSQDSYIDIPDEVLEKYLIWRPTPLYRAYALEKFLQTPARIYYKNEGVSPAGSHKPNTAIAQVYYNKISGTKRITTETGAGQWGSALCFCCSLFGIEAKVYMVKVSFHQKPYRRIMMETWGGQCVASPSTETQAGRSILAQNPESPGSLGIAISEAVEAAVMDEDTKYSLGSVLNHVMMHQTINGLECQKQMAMAGDYPDVIIGCAGGGSNFAGICLPFVRDKINGKDIDIIGVEPTSCPTMTRGPFAYDFGDTVQMTPLLPMHTLGHNFVPEGIHAGGLRYHGMAPIISQLAMSNLIRAEAVPQLETFKAGITFARTEGFISAPETDHAIAMVIREALKAKEEGKEKVILFNWSGHGLVDMAAYEAFLSGKLEDHALAEEEIQRALRDIASLPKPKQYRG
- a CDS encoding acyl-CoA carboxylase subunit beta yields the protein MSNNDKTVSKNQKRMEDWWQRREKIMQMGGPKAVEQHRKKGLMTARERVDYFFDAGTFTEIGTFVTHRATAFGMDNKEVPADGVVTGFGTVNGRYVVTASEDYTCMGGSFGEAHGRKFAYAIDFAKDKGWPFVSMNDSGGLRMQEGMDALEAYGWLFRAQDQASGIIPQISLILGPCLGGQAYHPVMQDFVIQVRGSGFLGIAGPAFVKAQTAEEISLEDLCGVKAHAVKSGQTHIVAENDKDCLDKCKQLLSFFPSNNKEAPPTVVSKDNPEREIEGLLDIIPDEPFRVFDMYKIIKKVVDEDSFFETLSQYATNMITGFARFNGRTVGIVANQPCRLAGAIDINASDKAARFIRFCDLFNIPLITFVDCPAYMIGSQQDWGGILRHGAKLLFAWSNATVPLISIIIRKSYAGAHYGMLDKSIGADFVYAWPTAIVTALDGKTVASVIFDKEIKAADDSEKIRAQKIAEYNEIYANPYHAAARGFIDDVIDPKDTRKIINNSLNVLQNKWKTSYYSQPWRKYSNINM